A genome region from Labilibaculum antarcticum includes the following:
- a CDS encoding lytic transglycosylase domain-containing protein, translating into MNLYTSLKNSSIILIILGGFYLAAQLFNYSKIDDPTTEHIGSEYMSKYNVYALKTPGNIMFAGEQVPLERWDVKESFDRELLVNTYWQSQTLLFIKRANRYFPIIEPILKEQGVPDDFKYLALIESGLVPTIKSPAGAVGIWQFMQGTAKDYGLEVETEVDERYNIEKSTIAACKYLKQSYEKYGSWTLVAASYNAGRRFVSEQLKKQDAGSYFDLLLGDETGRYVFRIMAIKRIMENPADFGFLFRDSDLYPNIPTYKVKITTNVEDFAVFAKENGVNYKLLKHFNPWLRKAYLTNKYKKEYEITLPAKGYINFAFSEYKNPIDSVSVK; encoded by the coding sequence ATGAACTTATATACTTCACTAAAAAATAGTAGCATTATTCTGATTATTCTGGGGGGATTTTATTTGGCCGCCCAATTGTTTAACTATTCAAAAATAGATGACCCAACAACCGAGCATATTGGAAGTGAATACATGAGTAAATACAATGTGTATGCATTGAAAACACCTGGGAATATCATGTTTGCTGGTGAGCAAGTGCCATTGGAAAGGTGGGATGTGAAAGAATCTTTTGATCGGGAATTGCTTGTGAATACATATTGGCAGTCTCAAACACTACTTTTCATTAAGCGGGCGAATCGTTACTTCCCTATCATCGAGCCTATTTTGAAAGAGCAGGGAGTACCTGATGATTTTAAATATTTGGCATTGATCGAAAGTGGATTGGTGCCTACGATAAAATCACCGGCAGGTGCTGTAGGAATCTGGCAATTCATGCAAGGAACGGCTAAAGATTATGGTCTGGAAGTCGAAACTGAGGTTGATGAAAGATATAATATTGAAAAATCGACAATAGCTGCTTGTAAGTATCTGAAGCAATCATATGAAAAATATGGAAGCTGGACTTTAGTGGCCGCCTCTTATAATGCAGGAAGAAGATTTGTAAGTGAGCAATTAAAAAAGCAGGATGCAGGAAGTTATTTCGACTTACTTTTAGGAGATGAAACAGGGCGGTATGTATTTCGAATTATGGCAATAAAAAGAATAATGGAAAATCCAGCTGATTTTGGGTTTCTGTTTAGGGACTCTGATTTGTATCCAAATATTCCAACCTACAAGGTGAAAATCACTACGAATGTTGAAGATTTTGCTGTCTTTGCAAAGGAAAACGGTGTTAATTATAAACTACTAAAGCATTTTAATCCTTGGTTGCGAAAAGCTTACCTAACAAATAAATATAAAAAAGAGTACGAAATTACTCTTCCTGCCAAAGGATATATTAATTTTGCATTTTCTGAATATAAAAATCCAATAGATTCGGTTTCTGTAAAGTAA
- a CDS encoding MalY/PatB family protein, with protein MRYNFDEIIDRNNTDCLKYDKLEAFFGKQDLLPLWVADMDFKVPPCISEAIIKRANHEIYGYSFRSDDCIKSIQTWLQTRHNWSVRKKWISTSPGVVTGLSLLLMSLTNEGDKIAVQPPVYHPFFHVVNDTKRELVYNPLIRTETGYEMDFIQLEELAKNGLKALIICNPHNPVGRVWNEQELLKLGDLAKTYDFFIISDEIHQDLIFKGHKHLPLACLSNDLNQRTITCIAPSKTFNVAGLSSSIIIIANPEFRKKYKRMVSALHLDLGNLFGHVAMQAGYEEGAEWLDQLMEYLEGNVNLVRDYLQEHIPDIKLIEPEATYLLWLDYRSLGVSTADFHDLLINKAGLAVNNGTKFGPEGEGYLRINIGCPRSILEEALNKIKFTVDQLKK; from the coding sequence ATGCGTTACAATTTTGATGAAATTATTGATAGAAACAATACGGACTGCTTAAAGTACGATAAACTTGAGGCATTCTTTGGAAAACAAGATCTTCTTCCACTTTGGGTTGCCGACATGGATTTTAAAGTGCCCCCCTGCATTTCCGAAGCAATCATAAAAAGGGCAAATCATGAAATTTACGGTTATTCTTTTCGAAGTGATGATTGTATAAAAAGCATTCAAACCTGGCTTCAAACAAGACACAATTGGTCTGTTCGTAAAAAATGGATTTCAACAAGCCCAGGAGTTGTTACAGGTTTGTCCCTTTTACTGATGAGTTTAACCAATGAAGGTGATAAAATTGCTGTTCAACCGCCGGTTTACCATCCTTTCTTTCATGTTGTAAATGACACCAAGCGCGAGTTGGTATACAATCCTTTAATCAGAACCGAAACGGGCTACGAAATGGATTTTATACAATTGGAGGAACTCGCTAAAAACGGCTTAAAAGCATTAATTATTTGCAATCCGCACAATCCGGTTGGTAGGGTATGGAATGAACAGGAGTTGCTTAAACTTGGAGATCTTGCCAAGACTTACGATTTTTTTATTATTTCGGATGAGATTCATCAGGATTTGATTTTTAAGGGACACAAACATCTTCCGCTTGCTTGCTTGTCCAATGATTTAAATCAAAGAACAATTACCTGTATTGCTCCTTCGAAAACATTTAACGTTGCCGGTTTATCAAGTTCGATAATTATAATTGCGAATCCTGAGTTTCGAAAAAAATACAAGCGAATGGTCTCTGCTCTGCATTTGGATTTGGGAAATTTATTTGGACACGTTGCCATGCAGGCTGGTTACGAGGAAGGAGCCGAATGGTTAGATCAGTTGATGGAATATCTGGAAGGGAATGTTAATCTTGTGCGGGATTACTTACAGGAACACATTCCGGATATTAAATTGATTGAACCAGAAGCAACCTATTTGCTTTGGCTCGATTACCGCTCACTTGGCGTTTCAACTGCAGACTTCCATGATTTATTGATTAACAAAGCAGGTTTGGCTGTCAACAATGGTACAAAGTTTGGCCCTGAAGGAGAAGGATATCTGCGGATAAATATTGGCTGTCCACGATCTATCCTAGAGGAAGCTCTGAATAAAATAAAATTTACAGTAGATCAATTAAAAAAATAA
- a CDS encoding DMT family transporter has product MHWNKPWFQFLILLLLAFIWGSSFILMKIGLKSFSSEQAAGIRILLASLVLLPYSIKNLKFLKKKDLKSLLIAGFIGSFIPAFLFTKAQTQIDSALAGMLNSLTPIFTLAIGILLHKTKFKWLQVTGLVIGLIGALGLITSGKDLALGNVNSYALLIVLATVFYGININEIKSKLSHLTGIQITSLSFFFTGPAALIYLATTDFEPVLQSPNWPIHFLALAALGIIGTALAMLLMNSLIRYSSAIYASSVTYIIPVFAILWGVLDGENITVLHLTCMAIILLGVYLTNKKR; this is encoded by the coding sequence ATGCACTGGAATAAACCTTGGTTTCAATTCTTGATTTTACTACTACTAGCCTTTATTTGGGGATCTTCTTTTATTCTCATGAAAATTGGATTGAAAAGTTTTAGCAGCGAACAGGCAGCAGGAATTCGAATACTTTTGGCCTCGCTGGTGCTTTTGCCTTATTCTATCAAAAATTTAAAGTTTTTGAAAAAAAAGGATCTGAAAAGCCTTTTGATTGCAGGATTTATTGGCAGTTTTATCCCAGCTTTTCTGTTTACCAAAGCACAAACTCAAATTGACAGTGCATTGGCTGGCATGTTGAATTCACTAACCCCAATATTTACTTTGGCTATTGGAATACTACTCCATAAAACAAAATTCAAATGGCTGCAAGTAACTGGTTTGGTTATTGGACTAATTGGTGCTTTGGGTTTGATTACTTCAGGTAAGGATTTGGCTCTGGGAAATGTGAACAGCTATGCCTTGCTAATTGTTCTCGCAACAGTCTTTTACGGAATCAACATCAACGAAATTAAATCGAAATTATCTCATTTAACAGGTATTCAGATTACCTCACTGTCTTTCTTTTTTACGGGCCCGGCTGCGCTGATTTATTTAGCAACTACAGATTTTGAGCCCGTACTTCAATCGCCAAACTGGCCAATTCATTTCCTCGCATTAGCGGCTTTAGGAATTATTGGCACCGCCTTGGCTATGCTGCTAATGAATAGCTTAATTAGATATAGTTCTGCTATTTATGCCTCATCGGTAACTTACATTATTCCTGTTTTTGCAATTTTATGGGGCGTGCTTGATGGAGAGAACATTACCGTTCTGCATTTGACTTGTATGGCAATTATACTGTTGGGCGTTTATCTTACAAATAAAAAAAGATAA
- a CDS encoding energy transducer TonB: MKFKSGLTYRNFVDYFSNKLKKKEKHAFEKKMMQDDFESEAFDGLSKINSQEFEQDFAELKNQIHARTQEKKRRIPIWFPYAASIAILIGLGSVLMYLNQYSVQDELIGGQMENEVKRIEVPLVKPQIPAKESELLGIIDTLEEDSELEISDSDDYAIQEFEVAEEEEVVEEPEIFSKSEIPSKAPAVNKEMSVSRVTKSSNIDSESTLDVEKALSGKVAGLAVSKQKKQEEPLAFFTDSAKKDINRIISGVVLDEDKVPIPGVQIFSKETGEGVVTDMDGQFQIRAKQAGEKYQLTASFIGYEQKEVNAQADSTLLVILEPDNTPLNEVVVSAYDSSSNQSENTINSWEKARPVDSESISNFKKALIDKLNYSKFEHLHGAYKLKLSFTVNASGTINEIVFKDNPDSVLVAEIENLLRKGEDWEPAKSKGVPVSSKVRIVLKINFE; this comes from the coding sequence ATGAAGTTTAAAAGTGGGTTAACATATCGAAATTTTGTTGACTACTTCAGTAATAAACTGAAGAAGAAAGAGAAACATGCGTTCGAGAAAAAGATGATGCAAGATGATTTTGAGAGTGAGGCTTTTGATGGTTTATCGAAAATAAACAGTCAGGAGTTTGAGCAGGATTTTGCAGAATTGAAGAATCAAATACACGCAAGAACGCAGGAAAAAAAGAGAAGAATTCCAATTTGGTTCCCTTATGCCGCCAGTATTGCCATTTTGATCGGTTTAGGTTCTGTTCTGATGTATTTAAATCAATACTCGGTTCAGGATGAATTGATTGGTGGTCAGATGGAAAATGAAGTGAAAAGGATTGAAGTTCCTCTTGTTAAACCGCAAATACCTGCAAAGGAATCTGAATTGTTAGGTATTATTGATACGCTTGAGGAGGATTCGGAACTTGAGATTTCAGATAGCGACGATTATGCGATACAAGAATTTGAGGTAGCTGAGGAAGAAGAAGTGGTTGAGGAGCCTGAGATTTTTTCTAAATCGGAGATTCCTTCTAAAGCACCTGCGGTGAATAAAGAAATGTCGGTAAGTAGAGTTACAAAAAGCTCTAATATTGATTCAGAAAGTACTCTTGATGTTGAAAAAGCCTTATCGGGGAAAGTCGCTGGACTTGCAGTCTCTAAACAAAAAAAACAGGAAGAACCGCTTGCGTTTTTCACAGATAGTGCAAAGAAAGATATCAATAGGATAATAAGTGGCGTAGTTTTGGATGAGGATAAAGTGCCAATTCCAGGAGTGCAGATTTTTAGTAAAGAGACAGGAGAAGGTGTTGTCACAGATATGGATGGTCAATTTCAGATCAGAGCAAAGCAAGCTGGCGAGAAATATCAGCTTACAGCTTCATTTATTGGTTACGAGCAAAAAGAAGTAAATGCGCAGGCCGATTCCACATTACTCGTGATATTGGAACCAGATAATACTCCTCTGAATGAGGTTGTTGTGTCAGCTTACGATTCTAGTAGTAATCAATCGGAAAATACTATCAATTCCTGGGAGAAGGCAAGACCGGTGGATTCAGAATCGATATCGAACTTTAAAAAGGCCTTGATTGATAAGCTGAATTACTCCAAATTTGAACATTTACATGGAGCTTATAAACTGAAATTGTCATTTACAGTCAACGCTTCGGGCACTATTAATGAGATTGTTTTTAAAGATAATCCCGATTCCGTTTTAGTTGCTGAAATAGAAAATCTACTGCGTAAAGGAGAAGATTGGGAACCCGCTAAATCGAAAGGAGTTCCTGTTTCTTCAAAAGTAAGAATTGTACTTAAAATCAACTTTGAGTAG
- a CDS encoding RNA polymerase sigma factor, which yields MFRLKKNLESKKDQQLLQEYMEQGDLDVLGELFGRYMHLVFGVALKYFGNRELAKDAVSQIFERLITEIPKFEIQNFKSWLFVVTKNFCLMEIRKEKAHRNRFEKFSTNQNMESSELLHPIDEAPDSSLEDNLKHCIERLKLEQKQCVVLFYYQEKGYKEIAEELELVEKKVKSYIQNGKRNLKICLEQLESKHEV from the coding sequence ATGTTTCGACTCAAAAAAAATCTGGAAAGTAAAAAAGATCAGCAGTTGCTTCAAGAGTATATGGAGCAAGGTGATCTGGATGTGCTTGGAGAACTTTTTGGGAGGTATATGCACCTGGTATTTGGTGTAGCGCTAAAATATTTCGGCAATCGGGAATTGGCAAAAGATGCCGTGAGTCAGATTTTTGAACGTCTTATTACTGAAATCCCTAAATTTGAGATACAGAATTTCAAGTCTTGGTTGTTTGTAGTGACAAAGAATTTCTGTTTGATGGAAATCCGAAAGGAAAAAGCACATAGAAACAGATTTGAAAAATTTTCTACCAATCAAAATATGGAATCTTCCGAATTATTGCATCCTATAGATGAAGCGCCGGATAGTTCGTTGGAAGATAATCTGAAACATTGCATTGAACGTTTAAAATTGGAACAAAAGCAATGTGTAGTCCTGTTTTATTATCAGGAAAAGGGATACAAGGAAATTGCAGAAGAATTGGAGCTTGTTGAAAAAAAGGTGAAAAGCTATATTCAGAATGGAAAGCGAAACCTGAAAATTTGTTTGGAACAATTGGAATCGAAGCATGAAGTTTAA
- a CDS encoding vWA domain-containing protein encodes MRTKAILITLISLFLIGNLSAKSISGTVSDESNSPMPGVSIIIKGSSYGSVTNIEGKYTIEANENDILIFGFIGMIAQEIKVKQQNIINVILKAEKIGLDEVIVQGYSTKQKKEQKINRMYSPLQGRVSGIAIMEECESLEIMDYDSEEDFNTEGYSTIRENGYKSAVKSPLSTFSIDVDAASYSNVRRFLEEGTKPPIDAVRIEEMVNYFNYDYLQPNDEHPFSITNEVAECPWNSENLLLHIGLQGKKIETENLPASNLVFLLDVSGSMDSPNKLPLLKKAFKLLVGQLREDDRVAIVVYAGNSGLVLPSTSGNRKEDILNALNRLNAGGSTAGASGLKQAYKVASENFIDGGNNRIILATDGDFNIGQSSNAEMERLIEKEREKGIFISVLGFGMGNYKDDKMEIIADKGNGNYAYIDNILEAKKVLVNEFGGTLFTIAKDVKIQIEFNPAVVAEYRLVGYENRMLASEDFEDDTKDAGELGSGHSVTALYEIKLMKNKKKQDQELKYQNTSLNATAYSGNELATVKFRYKKPDGQKSLLLEKIITNTRIDKRELSNNFKFSASVAGFGLLLRDSKFKGNCSYEMLINLAQQSKGEDKEGYRSEFIQLMKLANQL; translated from the coding sequence ATGAGAACAAAAGCAATTCTAATAACACTTATTAGTCTATTCCTGATAGGGAATCTATCTGCAAAAAGCATAAGTGGAACAGTAAGCGATGAGTCAAATTCACCAATGCCAGGTGTTAGTATAATAATTAAAGGATCAAGTTATGGTTCGGTTACTAATATTGAGGGAAAGTACACGATTGAAGCCAATGAAAATGACATTTTGATTTTTGGATTTATTGGGATGATTGCTCAGGAAATTAAAGTGAAGCAACAAAATATCATTAATGTAATTCTGAAAGCAGAAAAAATTGGTTTGGATGAAGTGATTGTGCAAGGATATAGTACGAAACAAAAAAAAGAACAAAAAATTAATCGAATGTATTCACCACTTCAAGGCAGAGTATCTGGAATTGCTATAATGGAAGAATGCGAATCACTTGAAATTATGGATTATGATTCCGAAGAAGATTTCAATACTGAAGGATATTCCACAATCCGTGAAAACGGCTATAAAAGTGCCGTTAAAAGTCCTCTTTCTACTTTCTCGATTGATGTAGATGCTGCTTCGTATAGCAACGTGCGTCGATTTTTAGAAGAAGGAACAAAACCTCCAATTGATGCCGTTCGAATTGAAGAAATGGTAAATTATTTCAATTACGACTATTTGCAACCCAATGACGAGCATCCTTTTTCAATCACAAACGAAGTAGCCGAATGTCCTTGGAACTCAGAGAATTTATTGCTTCACATTGGTTTGCAAGGCAAAAAGATTGAAACCGAAAATCTGCCTGCATCCAATTTGGTATTTCTTCTCGATGTTTCCGGATCGATGGATTCTCCAAACAAATTGCCATTGCTAAAGAAAGCATTTAAGCTTTTGGTCGGTCAGCTAAGGGAAGATGATAGAGTTGCAATTGTTGTATATGCCGGAAATTCAGGTTTGGTACTTCCTTCTACATCCGGTAATCGAAAAGAAGATATTCTAAATGCACTCAACCGCTTAAATGCTGGTGGTTCTACCGCCGGAGCATCAGGACTAAAGCAAGCCTACAAAGTGGCAAGTGAAAATTTTATTGATGGCGGAAACAATCGAATCATTTTAGCCACTGATGGTGATTTTAATATTGGACAATCGAGTAATGCCGAAATGGAACGATTGATTGAAAAGGAACGTGAAAAGGGGATTTTTATTTCGGTTTTAGGTTTCGGAATGGGCAATTACAAAGATGATAAAATGGAAATTATTGCCGACAAAGGAAATGGAAACTATGCTTACATTGACAATATTTTGGAAGCAAAAAAAGTATTGGTGAATGAATTTGGCGGTACTTTATTTACCATTGCTAAAGATGTGAAAATACAAATTGAATTCAATCCTGCTGTGGTTGCAGAATACCGATTGGTAGGATACGAAAACAGAATGTTGGCTAGTGAGGATTTTGAAGATGACACAAAAGATGCCGGGGAGTTGGGGTCGGGTCATAGCGTAACGGCTCTTTACGAGATAAAGCTGATGAAGAACAAGAAAAAACAAGATCAGGAACTTAAATATCAGAATACAAGTTTAAATGCGACTGCATATTCTGGAAACGAACTTGCCACCGTAAAATTCCGATACAAAAAACCAGATGGACAAAAGAGTCTGTTGCTGGAAAAAATAATTACCAATACTCGAATTGACAAACGGGAACTATCTAATAATTTTAAATTCTCAGCTTCTGTTGCTGGCTTTGGACTTCTTTTAAGAGACTCAAAATTTAAAGGAAACTGCTCTTACGAAATGCTGATTAATCTGGCTCAACAATCCAAGGGCGAAGATAAAGAAGGATATCGAAGTGAATTCATTCAACTAATGAAACTTGCCAATCAATTATAG
- a CDS encoding DEAD/DEAH box helicase, with translation MMGYLVILHGIQIYNTPMFLKKLDPKLLEAIEEHGFETPTEVQKSCISKIKSGVDLFVKAPAESGKTYTIIIGLIQQLKEEFEDVPRAIVVVSTREKAIQLKEQFLELSEDTSLRIFSEGDAGNLHNLRDKVYAGSDIVIATARKFNELYSFSGINLRNLKIVAIDDAEMIIKEQIVSDINRLSDNLPRCQRIVFTTKITNKMDDYMDNYMYSPIVLDFE, from the coding sequence ATGATGGGATATTTAGTAATTTTGCACGGAATACAAATATACAATACCCCAATGTTTTTAAAAAAATTAGATCCAAAGCTTTTAGAAGCTATTGAAGAACACGGTTTTGAAACCCCAACAGAAGTTCAAAAGAGCTGCATTTCAAAAATAAAAAGCGGTGTTGATTTGTTTGTAAAGGCTCCTGCTGAATCAGGAAAGACTTATACGATTATTATTGGTCTTATTCAGCAACTTAAAGAAGAGTTCGAAGATGTTCCAAGAGCTATTGTCGTTGTTTCTACAAGAGAAAAGGCGATTCAGCTAAAAGAACAGTTTCTTGAATTAAGCGAAGATACAAGTCTTCGAATATTTAGTGAGGGTGATGCCGGAAATTTACACAACCTCCGCGATAAGGTCTATGCCGGATCGGATATTGTTATCGCTACAGCAAGAAAATTCAACGAACTATACTCGTTTAGTGGAATTAATTTACGCAATTTAAAAATTGTTGCCATTGATGATGCTGAAATGATAATTAAAGAGCAAATTGTTTCGGATATTAATCGTCTCTCGGATAACCTTCCAAGATGCCAACGAATTGTATTTACTACAAAAATCACTAATAAAATGGACGATTACATGGACAATTACATGTACTCACCTATTGTTTTAGACTTTGAGTAA
- a CDS encoding Dps family protein, translated as MKNAKSDNAVLELNAKEKEVEQLQILLANYQVYYQNLRNFHWNVGGKEFFELHAKFEELYVDASDKVDEVAERILTLEGHPLGNFSDYVAISTIQEANSNCAGTDMVQQIIQSHNVLIEKVKEVIVEANENGDEGTLDILPAYVSYFEKLNWMFRAYLR; from the coding sequence ATGAAAAATGCTAAAAGTGATAACGCTGTATTGGAATTAAATGCAAAAGAAAAAGAAGTAGAGCAATTACAAATTTTATTGGCAAATTATCAGGTGTATTATCAAAATCTCAGAAATTTTCATTGGAATGTTGGAGGGAAAGAGTTTTTTGAATTGCACGCCAAATTTGAGGAATTATATGTTGACGCCAGCGATAAAGTAGATGAAGTTGCTGAGCGAATCTTAACACTGGAAGGTCATCCTCTTGGTAATTTTTCGGATTACGTTGCCATTTCAACAATACAGGAAGCGAATTCAAATTGTGCAGGCACTGATATGGTGCAACAAATTATTCAGTCGCACAATGTTTTAATTGAAAAGGTAAAAGAGGTAATTGTAGAGGCAAATGAAAATGGGGACGAAGGAACTTTAGATATATTGCCAGCTTACGTATCTTATTTTGAGAAGCTAAACTGGATGTTTAGAGCTTATTTACGCTAA
- a CDS encoding C1 family peptidase: MKKFILIPVLALACSVMSIAQKKGTVDAKMLNEIRASFKLDASSKAIQNAITNSESIRELSLNHEKLGKTDHFFKYRVDVKGITNQESSGRCWMFTSMNTIRPEVMKKFNIKSFDFSHNYNYFWDLFEKSNLFFENIIATADRKMDDREVVLYFKGPVDDGGVWNSFFNIAKKYGVVPAEVMPETKVSNKTREITSLINEKLRGEAYKLRNMIAEKASTKDVELAKMTALKAVYRMLALSLGEPPVNFTWRFKDVDGKISESKMYTPKEFLAEINPDFAKTELVMIMNDPTRDYYKVYEIKNYRNVAEGINWTYLNLPNKEIKKFAMASIKNNEAMYASCDVGKQHNRKAGVMDINTYDYASIMGVEFDMDKKARVLTRESGSSHAMALIGVDVDKNDKPVKWEFENSWGTTAGNNGYLTFTDEWFSEYMFRVVINKTYLDEKAKKALKTDPILLPIWDYMF; this comes from the coding sequence ATGAAAAAATTTATACTGATTCCTGTTTTGGCTTTGGCATGTAGTGTAATGTCGATAGCACAAAAAAAAGGAACCGTAGATGCTAAAATGTTGAACGAGATTCGTGCAAGTTTCAAATTAGATGCTTCAAGTAAAGCAATTCAAAATGCAATTACCAATTCGGAAAGCATTAGAGAGCTGTCTTTGAATCATGAAAAACTTGGAAAAACAGATCATTTCTTTAAATATAGAGTGGATGTAAAGGGAATAACCAATCAGGAAAGCTCAGGTAGATGTTGGATGTTTACTTCTATGAATACGATTCGTCCTGAAGTAATGAAGAAATTTAATATAAAATCATTCGATTTTTCTCACAATTACAACTATTTCTGGGATCTATTTGAAAAGTCGAACCTATTCTTCGAGAATATAATCGCAACGGCCGATCGTAAGATGGATGATAGAGAAGTGGTTCTTTATTTTAAAGGCCCGGTAGATGATGGTGGTGTTTGGAATTCCTTTTTTAATATAGCTAAGAAGTATGGGGTTGTTCCCGCAGAAGTAATGCCGGAAACAAAGGTGAGCAATAAAACACGCGAAATTACGAGTCTGATTAATGAAAAACTAAGAGGTGAAGCTTATAAGCTCCGTAATATGATTGCTGAGAAAGCATCTACTAAAGATGTTGAATTGGCAAAAATGACGGCCCTTAAAGCAGTGTACCGTATGTTAGCTTTAAGTTTGGGTGAGCCTCCGGTAAATTTCACCTGGAGATTTAAGGATGTTGATGGAAAAATCAGCGAAAGCAAAATGTATACACCTAAAGAATTTTTAGCTGAAATTAATCCTGATTTTGCTAAAACAGAATTGGTGATGATTATGAATGATCCGACTCGTGACTATTATAAGGTATACGAAATTAAGAATTACAGAAATGTTGCTGAAGGAATCAATTGGACGTATTTGAATCTTCCTAATAAGGAAATTAAGAAATTTGCAATGGCTTCCATCAAGAACAATGAAGCCATGTATGCCTCTTGCGATGTAGGGAAACAGCACAATCGAAAAGCTGGTGTGATGGATATCAATACTTACGACTACGCTTCTATAATGGGTGTTGAGTTCGATATGGATAAAAAAGCGAGAGTGCTAACCCGTGAGTCCGGTTCTTCTCATGCAATGGCATTAATTGGAGTCGATGTTGATAAAAATGACAAACCCGTAAAATGGGAATTTGAAAACTCGTGGGGAACTACTGCAGGAAATAATGGATATTTAACTTTTACTGATGAATGGTTTTCTGAATACATGTTTCGTGTTGTAATCAACAAAACCTATTTGGATGAAAAAGCTAAGAAAGCATTAAAAACAGATCCGATATTATTACCGATTTGGGATTATATGTTCTAA